TCAGCAAATTGTGTTTTGACCGCACTATTTATTGCTCGTACCCACCTTTATGTTACCCCAGTATGTCAGTTTGTAGCCCACTTCTCATAGTATTGCTACATTATTGTTAGTGTTAAGTAAGTTTTGAATACACCGAGAGTTTAACGTTTTCTCGGCCCGTTACTATGGAAGTAGTGGAAAAGAACTACTTTATAATTAAATATCTCTTTTGAACGTAGGAGTTAGTAATATCGTATCATGAAGTTAGATAGGTTAGTTTCAGATCTTTCTATACACATATGATGAAAGATGTTATCCTTATTGCGCATAGGCATGAGAAGGCAATTAGAGTATTTTAGAAGCACACATTTACTAACGAAGTGAATCTGGACTGGTGACTGTAGGTTGTTTTCTCTGACGTCAGCTTCTGtcatatttaaaggtcacatatactctaactgggtacaaacgcaaaatcacttgctgacatcgttataaatgaaaccccgtcattaaaaatgctcgtttcgatctttaattaccttaaatggacctttttgtcaacagtgcataATTCTCAGCAGCAAACGAAATttgtgggtatagaaatgagggtctgtgcagtattcatctacatttcatgggttgaactatttcgtttacaggtttgtacaaacctgaaatcgcgaaaactgttgagaaaaatgaaagctacatgttctcacaatctagttttgtctcctgctttgtctagttttcgagttacaacctttgttttcatagacaattCTGTTATAGATACCTTGTTCAtagacattaggattttacatgacattgcttataataaaacaatttcactcttggaatcggtcaatataaggggtcaatataatattacttacgataatattgtcacttcgaccacaacctcgtttccaaggaagaaagcgttatatccatgcaaaatccttttggtcaataatgtgtagtaagcagtcttgattttataaactcgatgaaacttgaactccattttctatcctggaagcgtggtagggggcgaaccatctgATTTAGTATATACAAGAGGCTTCCaaaaagctcacttcgcacacactaacaaccaatttaagcacaaactacggagtttggtggaaatctgtgcatagtgacaccatcacccgacccccaaggaacaattgacgacaacacaacaattcggcatgtctttggtgaagttgagaaatcagcaaaatgacgagcttcctacacattttctatacatttaactggaaaccgttccttctatgacgtcactgtagggctctggcgacagagttacgtaacctgtctgcggtttcatTTGctggcgagagagaagcagacggctttttagcaacttttaagcgcttggtattaattaaccacaagttttttttaaaaaagaaaatggtgtttcgtttacgactaaccaaaagtctttcatttgcagtgataaaaagagtaccaaaagcttagtggtcctttaagcgAAAGGACCAAAATAGTACAGGGTCAGTAGGTCATAAgcatgtaaacaacaaacacgtcAGTCGGGCACACACGTCAGTCAAATTGGATACCTAGTCGAATATCACACGTCAGTCAAATTGGATACCTAGTGGAATATATATTGGACGCTTGGGAATTTACACTCTGGGAATGGAGAAGTCATTGTAAAACTGAGTGAGTACCTTCTCTAGTGTTGCTAAGTGGGAAGTGCGACTGCCAAGTGTCAATCTGAGCATATTGAACTTTTACATTACTGACCATTAGCCTTTGGAAACTTAGATATGGCCTGCGTAGATTAGTGTACTGCCTAGTGCCAGTTGGAGCTTATTGTAGTTTTCAATCACTGACCTTTACATTTTAAAACATAGAATGTGCCTGCATAATAGTTAGACTTTCCTTATATAGTAATAGCCCGACAGTTGCCTTCTTAAACTGAAGTTATTCATGACTGGTCGAATGATGTTGAAGTTTCCATAGTCTGTCAGTGAGTTGTCGATATTTCCGGCAGAGGGCTGTTTTCACCCTTCATAGTGAGCAGCTACCTCGTTGTAGGTAGGGCAGGGTGAAGTATCTCTTATAGTTGCTTTCAGGCCTGTTCATGTTTGTGACTCTGTTATATGACTACCTGTCGATCGTTAGGAAATTGTAGAATATATCTGCATAATATTCCTCTCCGACGAAACGATGTCAAACCACATGTAGTCTTGCATTGGTTCTCATACACTTTTTGATGTTCATCAACCTTGTTTCACGTTTAAGCTATCTACAGGCTATAGGCCTGCCAGATAGATTGTTGAATGACTAATAGTGCATTCCACCGTAACACTGGTCAATACTGTTGGCCGGAAAACTGGCCACGACTTCGTAAGTCCCATGAAAAAGTAGGCTGGTAAAACGGCCAGGTAGTAGGCACATCAAAATGATAATACATGTTTCGTAACCTTACTAATATATGATTCTTTTATCAAATGTATCACTTTTCACAATATCTGGAAACACGTATTAATTTCAAATGACTATATTATAAACAGGATTAGAACTATAAACTATTTCCACAATGttactgaaagaaaaaaaattacataCTTAGGCAACATAGGCTAAAATATTACATGTATGAAACACTTTTGTCACAGGTCAGAACCATGCACAACATGTCCAGTAAGTTccataatatatgtataatagGTTATGTATTGCCTAACACGTTCAGAATAGTGGGATTTTCATCTGAATGTATAAGTTTTCGTTTGAGAGCGTGATATCCATTGCTGTAATATGATTGCCTGCCTCAGGTCACGTGCAAAATTTTGACCAATCACAATCTTTACAGCAGACTGCAGGAAACAAGCATCATTAGAAACCAATCCTTATCCAATAAAATCACTTCTTACAACAGCGAAAATACTCTTGGAAAGGGTACAATGATATTCTTGATGTTTAGAGCACTTAAACAATGCCCGCCATCAAACAAATCGTTAACCGTGGTATTTCCTGCTGCTGCATCACATTAGCATGCGGGAAAGCCATTGATATTGGGAAATAGACAACCATGCATATTACTTGAGAAATCTTCAGTAAAaaaattttcaaatattgcATCCGTAAGGACTCACTGGATTTTAGTTTGGGGTCCTTCATCAAATCCTGCGTCTCGTAAAACCCTGAGGTCAATACTGGTTGGGATGACACATTGGATACACATTATTATTCAAAGGGAACATCTGCATTAATATCTGAGATTAAACCCACCTGCAGATTTTGGCGATGTTGATGTCTTGGTATCTGTCGATTGTCTGTCATGTTTCTTTTCTGAGCGTCTATCATCTCTTCTACTTCGGTCATCATGATGTGGAGACCTCCCAGCTGGACGTCTACTGGATCGATTATCCCGGCTTACAGGCTTCTTTTCCACCTCTTTCTTATCTACATCCTTCATGACTGCAAAATATGTAACGTCTTTTAgttgcatttagaagttgttacatatgaccaagatcttttttGGACAAATCTTCTCTTACATCTTTGACGCACAACATTTCGGGTTCATTTaagaccccttcatcaggtgaactgatGCTGTATTGCCCCAAAATGTTGTGTGTCAAAAAATTAAAAGGAGATTTAATGCAAACCGCATTTACTTAATCAAACTTTTAATTTAGTagtgtgttttttatttttgaataaattatatggtgGATTCCCTAAAGGCTGTTTAGAGAAGTGTGTTGTGATATAGTGCCTGAAAGAAATGGGACAACTAGCACCATTCAAACAGCACAATGCAGTTGACTTGGTTAGCTGATGCTGATAACCTGAGTAACAGAAGTATCAGTCTTTGAACAATCACATATTAAGGTCAATTTCCATTATTATCTGAAGTAAGTATTCCATCTAAGCATATTAATTTACTTCTCAAAACAAGTTAAGGAACAGCAGCTTTTACAATACCCACAAGTTAAAAAAGATAAACTACAGAAGAGTGTATTCCTTTTAGAATATTGTGGGCCAGTGGATGTTTAATGACTGACAGTCAGTTAATTACCAACACATACCTGATGATATTCTGTCTTCAGGTTTTTTAACTGCAGCTGTCTTGCTGGGCCCACCTGGTTCATTCTTGGCCTTGTAAAACAAGTGTAATATGGTATCAGGAAGGGTTCACAAATATACTATTCAGCTCTTCTCTGGGATAGTGTGAAACTTCAGACAACAATGAAAATCTGTTCAATGTCCTTGTTGAACTCTTAGTCCTTCCCATATCCTCGATACAGTTGTTAATGCCCAGGGACAGGCAGGCAACAAGTCCCTGATGATGAAACCACCAAAACACCTCCCTCTTGGCTGATACTCTGTCCACTGAGACAGTGACATACAGCAAGGTCCTATTCAGAGAAATATGAACGCCCCTATCAAACCCTGAGTTGATTACATTATTCTCAATGGTAATCAAATTATTGCTATCTtaagaaatgactgaatgtgaCAATGAGGTGTATACCTTTTCTACAGATACCATTTTCCCATGCAGTTCTGTCCGATGTAAGTGCTGAATACACTTGGCAGCCTCCTCAGTTGACGACATTGTCACAAATCCATAGCAACGAGATCCTGGACTGCGAGCACTGGTCACAACTTTAGCCCCAATGACCTACAAGACAGGAAACATTTTCTTGTGATTGGGTGCTTCATACTTCAACTTCACTCAGAAAAACTCATGACAGCTtccataaatatatacaaagtGCTCTTAAGAAAACCCTAACAACTGTCTTTTCACCAAGTCCCTCACATATTtcaccaccatataactggtagaaaacacatatatcaatatTCTTATGGCAAATAGACATGCCTATAGTCAACTAATTCAgccaaaacattccatttttGTGTCTCAAAATCACCTATTATAAAATGGAACTTCAAAAGAATCACTTCTCACCTTTCCATATTTGCTGAAAAGTGACTTGAGGTCCGTAGCTCTTGTAGATGATGACAGGCCACTCACCCACAGGTTGCGATTATGCTGGCTGGCTAGGTAACAAAGTTTCAGTTATTAATTTTTCATCTTTGTTTTAACTCTCAAAGCAACCTTAAATAATGTGAAtttaaaaagtaaaatacttgCTAGATACATGGACTGGGTTATTCTTACCTAACATCACACTTAGCAATAATTCACCCATAACAGTGGCCtgcacaatccagtgagcaagtTAATACTATAGATCGCCATCaagtgacaatccagtgattatgaACAATTCAAGAAGTAATCACCGGATCCTTTTGGTTACTTGTGACTACCAGTTGCAGGGGATCTATTTTTTTACCAGGAAGTCCATAAGGGTCAACGACTACACTAAACCCTGAGCTTGTTACACTTACTCTTTGTGTCCTTTTCTTTGGTTTCCTTGATCTCAGAGCtacaatgaacaaaatataGACATCTCTCAATAGGATAGCATGAAAGTTTTGCTCAAAGAACaatgaacacaaacaaaatacctTCTGGATATTTAATTTTTAAGGAAAGAATAAGTTGGGTCTTATGCTTCTTGCtgcactattccatccatatctGATGATAACAATACCATTACCATTAAAAAGAAAACGCAATAACATGATTCAGGCAGAATTACGTGGGATctgttgaaatgaaaatgaaaaattaagCACACCACAAAACTGTCTTGTTGACTATTAACTTGGTCATTACTTCCTGCATTTGTTTGAGAATTTAACTGTGCACAAAACATCATTCACCCTGGGAGTAAATCGTTCTATAAAGCAAAAGAAGAAGCCAAGTTTTTGACATTATATTGTGTGAAACAAAATCTCCGATCACAGCATGGTATCTAATACAGGAAAACAAGCAGAAGCTTGTGTAGCCAGGAATCATTTGTAGTGAAGGAAACCACACCTGATGACAATAAAAGCTGGCTTTCTGCTGTCATCTTGACAAACACTTGCTCATGCATGCTTCAGATGAATGACATGACTATCTCATTGTTCAATTTCTTCACTTTACAAAAGCTTTTTTTCTGTCATAAATTGCCAGGATTTGACTGCTCTGAATTAATTTCTGTTTGAAATCATCTTTCTTACTTGGGTGCGCTGCTTCTTTACTTCCTCGTTTGAATGAAAAGGGGGACACAAGAAAGCATCTAAAGATCGCAAACGCCAAAGAATACTTAACTCATTGGTGTAAGCCAACTTCAATATGACTGAAGCAGCCATTTACAATGAGAATCTCTTTCATCTGGTCATAATGGCCAGTGAAAGCTCTGCGACCTTGAAGACGTTAGCATGATCAAGAAGACATCaatacaaaccaaaccaacCTCTTGGCAGGTTTTgcatcttctttcttctcatTTTTTGCGTCCTCTTGTGCTATGGTGCTAATGTCCTCCGTCTTCACTTTGATATTCTCTCCAGCATCTCCCACAGCCTCTTCATTTTCTGCAGTTGTGTCAGCATCAGCAGTCTTTCCTTCTCCATTGTTCTCCATCAAATCTGCATCATTTTCCTTCAGATCTGCATCAATCTCATTCACCTGAGTGTCATCAACACTCACATCAAAAGAATCATCTGTTGCTTCAAACAGAGTGACCTGATCCTTTGGAATGTCCTTCTTTGCTGTTgctgcctttgctggtgttgtCTTTGCTATTGTTTCTGCAGGTTTTCCTGTTGCAGTTGGTGATGCCTTAGCTGCTACTCTAGGTGAGGATGATCGAGTAGCAGTTTTGGCAGGACCTTTCTGCGCAGTCTGTGTCTTTGCTGCTGTGGCAGTTTTGGCTGCAGGTGCTGGTGCTGGTACACTCTTAGGTGTGGCTGCAGGGTTTGCTGTAGGTGTTTTTGCAGCTGTTGGTTTTACAGGAGTTTTCACAGGCGTTGTTTTAGGTTGAGAATCTTTGGGTGCACTTTTTGCAGGTGTCGCTTTAGCAGCTGCAGGTGGTGTCCCCTTAGCTGCTGGTACTGGTGTTGATTTAGCTGCTGGAGCAGGTGTTGCTTTAGCTGCTGATGCAGGTGTTGATTTAGCTGCTGGAGCAGGTGTTGATTTAGCTGCTGGAGCAGGTGTTGATTTAGCTGCTGAAGCAGCAGTCttggtgtttgttggtgtagAAGGTTTAGTAGGGGCAGGAGCTGACATGACTTCAGGAACAGTCACAGTGTCAGTCACTTCTTCATCAGCCTCTTGCTCCTCTGCCTCATCTATAAATTCAGACTCCATTTCCGGCTCAGCATTTGCTTCGACTCCCGGGTTAACATCTTCCATGTCCCCTTCTGCTGGCATGTCTTCGTCACCTTCAAGATCCTCCTCACCCAAGTCTACTAAACCATCCTCCTCCCCGACAACCATCTCCATTTCATCATCATCTCGAGGGGCTAAAGAAAGTTTCAAGTTAAAAGAAATTTAGACCACATTACACAATGTCCATTTGACAGGAAAACTCATACTTACCTTGCAATATCGAATCAATACTATTTCAGTATAAGGTAACGGACATGAGACAGAAAGAATTCAACTCATGATGGCCTTGAAGTTCACATGAAGTCCAAGAAATGTTCATTCATGAAGCTTGCACTCGTCACAAATGTACTGAGATGATACAAGAAAATCTGTCATCACACAACTGCGTGATTCACAAACACCATCTTCCTCTGTTTACTCTTAGAACTGTTGCAAGATCACCAGTCTTTGCTACAAAGTTTGTCTTTCAAAGTGTCCATGCTCTCTTAGTGTCAACTCCACAACAAATAACACAGTGGCAGGAAAGTCACATCTTTTCCAGACCATGACGGATATATCTGTCCATGCTATTTCTCAGCTACTGTTTCTTCATACACAGAAATACCAACAAGACTGGTCACATGACAATATACTGCTGAGGTGTTCATAAAGTCATGTCTTGGCTTCCCAATGAATAGCGATTAAATGAAATACCAGTGCCAGTCTTtatcatctgccaacattgccTTGGCTCCATCCAATGGCCAGTACCGAATAATGTGTAAACATATTTACTTGTGCGAGTCATAACTTCTCTAAAATTAAAGACTACAACATCATATTAGAGATGGTGGTACTATTAAATGACCTCCTTATGAAAGGAACGTGAAGGAATTTACTCTGCAATCATAATTATGTAAGGAAAAGTCAAATGCTACTGATTTTTCATATGTAGAGTCATTCTACTCTCCAAAAAGGAACAGCATCTGCTTGGTATAATCTTACCTTCCCCTCCATCAGCCTCAGACACATCAACCTCAAATGCCTCCTCTTCATCAGTACCCTGGAAAACAGGTCTAGTTGTTCACAGTATATGTCAACGGGAAAATTAGTCCTCAGTATTTGTTCATCCAAATTCGAATTTGGCAGAAACTGTCCCAATTTCTGTTGGCAGTGGAATGCGTTAATGAAAGCTTAGTACAAGTAAACATGTTGAAAGCTTACCattcaaaataaacatgtacatgtaacttTTTTTCCCAGAATGTGTAACTCATTGAGGAATCCTAAAAGTATGACCCAAGGCAGACCATTCATGCAATTAAAGTTGGCAACATGCTGCTAGTACATAacaatacaattcaagagagtcTTGAGCTAGCAATATTTTTCTGGTGGATCAGTTCTGCAAATGAGTGAAAACACATCAGTATCACtatcatatatatgaaacatAAGCCATTCCTTCAAGTGTAA
The nucleotide sequence above comes from Haliotis asinina isolate JCU_RB_2024 chromosome 5, JCU_Hal_asi_v2, whole genome shotgun sequence. Encoded proteins:
- the LOC137285220 gene encoding scaffold attachment factor B2-like, with the translated sequence MAVQGEKKLSELRVVDLRQELETRGLDKAGVKAVLHERLAKALEDEGHHPDEYTFTVSDATPKKTEEKKRSREIPKEEEGEEKEMLEEDIEGELDESEDILDDAILDLGEDVEAEEQGTDEEEAFEVDVSEADGGEAPRDDDEMEMVVGEEDGLVDLGEEDLEGDEDMPAEGDMEDVNPGVEANAEPEMESEFIDEAEEQEADEEVTDTVTVPEVMSAPAPTKPSTPTNTKTAASAAKSTPAPAAKSTPAPAAKSTPASAAKATPAPAAKSTPVPAAKGTPPAAAKATPAKSAPKDSQPKTTPVKTPVKPTAAKTPTANPAATPKSVPAPAPAAKTATAAKTQTAQKGPAKTATRSSSPRVAAKASPTATGKPAETIAKTTPAKAATAKKDIPKDQVTLFEATDDSFDVSVDDTQVNEIDADLKENDADLMENNGEGKTADADTTAENEEAVGDAGENIKVKTEDISTIAQEDAKNEKKEDAKPAKSSEIKETKEKDTKTSQHNRNLWVSGLSSSTRATDLKSLFSKYGKVIGAKVVTSARSPGSRCYGFVTMSSTEEAAKCIQHLHRTELHGKMVSVEKAKNEPGGPSKTAAVKKPEDRISSVMKDVDKKEVEKKPVSRDNRSSRRPAGRSPHHDDRSRRDDRRSEKKHDRQSTDTKTSTSPKSAEKVTPEEKTEKPEEDEKKSEEDNKKPEPGSSPPRKSKDILSFEKIKTEKERERLRQKENALRDEERRRLSELERQRSRQKLIHMRQRDEALRLEQEKMKLRQERERLERDRLETERLLLERERLERQRIEHLRQEQRRLEEQVRAAKRPFDKFGSRQDEDYWSGPIKRPTSDRHDNYSGSRRDNRFDNGDRKGRYDRRDSRNTDSRGSYRGHIEERNDRREERRDSFSDNPRNTRDDKRDTRTLNRSQENRRDLNRSRDDDRRNNRSPQRQGSRNDWKSDRDSRMVVASGRAVWLGQSGSGVQDDRRSKHYNDGSAIMSNGANTSQRESWGNNSNRSKIDPSWGHGLSNSGPRGGGNSDRWMEGVQNTLSNRGGGFNMGGSGNMIDDIGGTGLYMASAPQNTNLMMMGGVTRQPEARYLQQATVRRF